The following coding sequences are from one Paenibacillus sp. JDR-2 window:
- a CDS encoding ABC transporter permease, with protein MDRSLAPTQSPGTPKPAIKRRQATGVWKDYQLYLLLILPIAYFILFKYVPMYGAAIAFQDYSIFKGVTGSPWIGFENFQELFKMSQFYDVVRNTLLLNFLDLVFSFPAPILLALLLNELRAVWFKKTAQTLLYLPHFISWIIIGGLVYQMFSNKGGLVNNVVTSLGFDAIPFLTEKNHWLMVYLGTGIWQSAGWGTIIYLAALTGINRDLYEAADVDGAGRLKKMWHITLPGIRPTIVVMLIMQLGHIMTIGFERPFVMGNTLVMDYAEVISTFVYKAGLQSAQFSLATAMGLFQALVGLIFVIVSNTIAKKFGEQGIW; from the coding sequence ATGGATCGGAGCTTGGCACCAACGCAATCGCCCGGCACGCCAAAGCCAGCGATCAAACGCCGGCAGGCAACAGGAGTATGGAAGGACTACCAGCTGTATCTGCTGCTTATACTTCCAATCGCTTATTTCATTCTTTTCAAGTATGTCCCGATGTACGGCGCCGCGATCGCGTTTCAGGACTACAGCATTTTTAAAGGCGTGACGGGCAGCCCTTGGATTGGCTTCGAAAACTTCCAGGAGCTGTTCAAGATGAGCCAGTTCTACGATGTCGTTCGCAATACGCTGCTGCTGAACTTTCTGGATCTCGTATTCTCGTTTCCGGCACCGATCCTGCTCGCCCTTCTCCTTAACGAGCTGCGGGCAGTCTGGTTTAAGAAGACTGCGCAAACGCTTCTGTATCTTCCTCATTTTATTTCTTGGATTATTATAGGCGGTCTGGTGTATCAAATGTTCTCCAACAAAGGCGGCCTAGTTAACAACGTAGTCACTTCGCTTGGTTTTGACGCGATTCCGTTCCTGACGGAGAAAAACCACTGGCTGATGGTGTACCTCGGTACCGGCATCTGGCAAAGCGCTGGCTGGGGAACGATCATTTATTTGGCGGCTCTGACGGGCATTAACCGGGATTTGTATGAAGCAGCAGACGTTGACGGCGCGGGTCGGCTCAAAAAAATGTGGCATATTACGCTGCCGGGCATCCGTCCTACGATTGTCGTTATGCTGATCATGCAGCTTGGCCATATCATGACGATTGGTTTTGAACGTCCGTTCGTCATGGGTAACACACTTGTTATGGATTATGCAGAGGTCATCAGTACGTTCGTGTACAAAGCGGGTCTGCAGTCCGCGCAATTCTCGCTTGCGACCGCAATGGGCTTATTCCAGGCGCTAGTTGGGCTTATCTTCGTTATCGTATCGAATACAATCGCCAAGAAATTCGGAGAGCAAGGAATATGGTAG